From a region of the Nonlabens dokdonensis DSW-6 genome:
- the gldD gene encoding gliding motility lipoprotein GldD, with amino-acid sequence MHYSLRLIATLLVLILLSSCNDSDVLPKPSGQLALDFPKGNYVETENTGCPFSFELNEYARVLAKRDCSMKIEYPGMDATIYLNYRPVQDNLRQLLIDGQKLSYEHNQKADVIADYPFVNQLNKSYGMMYEIEGNAASNAQFYVTDSTKHFLTAALYFNTQPNYDSILPAVDYVKSDMVKMMETLTWRD; translated from the coding sequence ATGCACTATAGCTTGAGACTTATAGCAACCTTATTAGTACTAATTTTATTATCTAGCTGCAATGACTCAGATGTTTTACCTAAACCTAGTGGACAACTTGCTTTGGATTTTCCTAAAGGTAATTATGTAGAAACAGAAAATACTGGTTGCCCGTTTTCCTTTGAGCTTAATGAATATGCTAGAGTTCTTGCAAAACGTGATTGCTCTATGAAAATAGAGTATCCAGGAATGGATGCGACCATTTATCTCAATTACAGACCAGTACAAGATAATTTGAGGCAGCTTCTCATTGATGGCCAGAAACTATCTTACGAACACAATCAAAAGGCAGATGTAATTGCAGACTATCCTTTTGTAAATCAGTTGAACAAATCCTACGGTATGATGTATGAAATAGAAGGAAACGCTGCATCTAACGCGCAGTTCTATGTGACTGATAGCACAAAACATTTTCTTACTGCTGCATTATATTTCAATACACAACCTAATTACGACTCCATTTTACCAGCAGTAGATTATGTAAAAAGTGACATGGTCAAAATGATGGAGACGCTTACTTGGAGGGATTAA
- a CDS encoding single-stranded DNA-binding protein → MAGTVNKVILIGHTGDEVKMKYFEGGNCIGRFPLATNEEYVNRNTGERVSNTEWHNCVVRNKAAEVCEKYLKKGDKVYIEGRIKNRQWTGEDGQQRYTTEIQVAEFTFLTPKNEASAPSKPMNQAPARPAQQAPSNSQNNAATSNTYSQPAASNSSVNEDDDDLPF, encoded by the coding sequence ATGGCAGGAACGGTAAATAAAGTGATACTAATAGGTCACACAGGCGATGAGGTAAAAATGAAGTACTTTGAAGGTGGAAATTGCATAGGTAGATTTCCACTAGCTACAAATGAAGAATATGTAAACCGCAATACTGGCGAACGTGTTTCTAATACAGAGTGGCACAACTGCGTCGTTAGAAATAAAGCGGCAGAAGTCTGTGAGAAATACCTCAAAAAAGGAGATAAAGTATATATCGAAGGACGCATTAAAAACCGTCAATGGACTGGTGAAGATGGTCAACAAAGATATACGACAGAAATACAAGTAGCCGAGTTTACATTTTTAACTCCTAAAAATGAAGCCTCAGCACCTAGTAAGCCTATGAACCAAGCTCCTGCTAGACCTGCTCAACAAGCACCATCAAATTCTCAGAATAACGCAGCGACAAGTAATACTTACAGCCAGCCTGCTGCAAGTAATAGCAGTGTGAATGAAGATGATGATGACTTACCATTTTAA
- the mutY gene encoding A/G-specific adenine glycosylase → MNFSQQLIDWYTVNKRSLPWRDTKNPYFIWLSEVILQQTRVQQGLPYYKSFVKKFPSVENLAHAPQDEVLKLWQGLGYYSRARNLQTAAMQIVDNNSKFPDNYKDLLQLKGVGEYTAAAIASFAFGESVAVVDGNVYRVLSRIYGIATPINVPAGVKEFKSLAGKLLDQHDPATYNQAIMEFGAIQCVPKSPDCSVCPFQSNCIAYQEQRVKELPVKLKKTKVKNLFHHYLVIQTPSKKTVLHQRDNSSIWAGLFEFPYIEAQGALLPQEIIEEKFFKELVGESRFRESVYNQQPIIHKLSHRKVHAYFWIIELDQELNDTLSIEDARAKPVHVLMERFMKEFWQGK, encoded by the coding sequence TTTATATGGCTTAGTGAGGTGATTTTACAGCAAACTCGCGTTCAGCAAGGGTTACCTTACTATAAAAGTTTTGTTAAAAAATTCCCGTCAGTGGAGAATCTCGCTCATGCACCTCAAGATGAGGTACTCAAATTATGGCAGGGATTAGGCTATTATTCTAGGGCTAGAAATTTACAAACTGCCGCCATGCAGATCGTCGATAATAATTCAAAATTCCCAGATAATTACAAAGATTTACTACAATTAAAAGGTGTAGGTGAATATACAGCCGCTGCAATAGCGAGTTTCGCCTTCGGAGAATCTGTTGCTGTGGTGGATGGAAATGTGTACCGAGTTCTATCACGTATATATGGTATTGCGACACCTATAAATGTTCCAGCTGGAGTTAAAGAATTCAAGTCTCTTGCTGGCAAATTATTAGATCAACATGATCCTGCAACCTATAATCAGGCGATTATGGAATTCGGTGCGATACAATGTGTTCCTAAAAGTCCAGATTGTAGTGTTTGTCCATTCCAAAGTAATTGTATAGCCTATCAAGAACAAAGGGTTAAAGAGCTTCCGGTCAAATTAAAAAAAACTAAGGTTAAAAACCTTTTTCATCATTATCTAGTGATTCAAACTCCTTCTAAGAAAACTGTTTTACATCAACGCGATAACAGCAGCATCTGGGCAGGCTTGTTTGAGTTTCCTTATATAGAAGCGCAAGGTGCGTTACTACCGCAAGAAATCATTGAAGAGAAGTTTTTTAAGGAACTGGTAGGAGAATCTCGCTTTCGCGAAAGCGTATACAATCAACAACCTATTATACATAAATTGTCTCATAGAAAAGTACATGCCTATTTCTGGATTATTGAACTAGATCAAGAACTGAATGATACTCTTAGCATTGAAGATGCAAGGGCAAAACCTGTTCATGTTTTGATGGAGCGTTTTATGAAAGAATTTTGGCAAGGGAAGTAA
- a CDS encoding gliding motility-associated protein GldE — MDPDPSQFLYISMISSGDQMMYVIVFILLLIASALISGAEVAFFGLSNTELEDENEDFARRHIVRKLLFRPKKLLATILIANNAINITSVLIFSILSDSWFENIADFYLFDFQINVRFILEVVVVTFLILLFGEIFPKVYANRNPKGFASFMAIPLNILDKVFSFLSLPMRYVTLQIQERLGSKKSNITVSQLSQALELTDENDTTDEEQQLLQGIVSFGNTQTKNVMRNRMDVFALDETLPFIEIIPQVIENGYSRIPCYKESIDQITGVLYVKDLLPYIDRKNFEWTKLLREAYFVPENKKLDDLLQEFQEKKKHIAIVVDEYGGTSGLISLEDIIEEIVGDISDEFDEEDLVYSKLDDKNYIFDGKTQLKDFYRVLDLEEDNILIFDTAKGESETLAGFILEQTGYFPRKLDTIVFHNITFLVEVMDKKRIKQIKCTIA; from the coding sequence GTGGATCCTGACCCATCACAATTTCTTTATATATCTATGATTTCTAGTGGAGATCAAATGATGTACGTAATAGTTTTCATTTTATTACTTATTGCTAGTGCCTTAATAAGTGGCGCTGAGGTAGCGTTCTTCGGACTTTCAAATACTGAGTTAGAGGATGAAAATGAAGACTTTGCTAGACGACACATCGTTCGCAAGCTATTATTTAGACCTAAAAAGCTTCTTGCGACCATCTTAATAGCAAACAATGCTATTAATATCACATCAGTACTGATTTTTAGTATTTTAAGTGATAGCTGGTTTGAAAATATTGCTGATTTTTATTTGTTTGATTTTCAGATCAATGTGCGTTTTATTTTAGAAGTAGTGGTAGTTACTTTTTTGATTTTGCTCTTTGGTGAGATTTTCCCAAAAGTATATGCAAATCGCAATCCTAAAGGTTTTGCCAGTTTTATGGCTATACCACTTAATATTCTAGATAAAGTTTTTAGCTTTTTGAGTTTGCCTATGCGTTATGTTACGCTTCAAATCCAAGAACGTCTAGGAAGTAAAAAATCAAACATTACTGTTTCACAATTATCACAAGCTCTTGAGCTAACAGATGAGAATGACACAACTGATGAAGAGCAACAGTTGTTACAGGGAATTGTAAGCTTTGGTAACACGCAAACTAAAAATGTGATGCGCAACCGTATGGATGTATTTGCTCTAGATGAAACATTACCGTTTATAGAAATTATTCCTCAAGTTATAGAAAATGGATACTCGCGTATACCATGTTATAAAGAAAGTATAGATCAAATTACTGGAGTTCTTTATGTAAAGGACTTGCTTCCTTATATTGATAGGAAAAACTTTGAATGGACCAAATTATTAAGAGAAGCTTATTTTGTGCCAGAGAACAAAAAACTAGATGATCTTTTACAAGAATTTCAAGAGAAGAAAAAGCACATCGCAATAGTCGTAGATGAATACGGTGGCACCAGTGGTTTGATTTCTTTAGAAGATATTATTGAAGAAATAGTAGGTGATATAAGCGACGAATTTGACGAAGAAGACTTAGTGTATTCTAAGCTCGATGATAAGAACTATATATTTGATGGTAAAACACAATTAAAAGACTTCTATAGAGTTCTTGATCTTGAGGAAGATAATATATTGATTTTTGACACGGCAAAAGGTGAGTCAGAAACACTTGCAGGTTTTATCTTAGAACAAACTGGTTATTTCCCTCGCAAATTAGATACTATTGTCTTTCATAACATTACCTTCCTTGTAGAAGTGATGGATAAAAAAAGAATCAAACAAATTAAATGCACTATAGCTTGA